A single window of Melospiza georgiana isolate bMelGeo1 chromosome 6, bMelGeo1.pri, whole genome shotgun sequence DNA harbors:
- the TSPAN18 gene encoding tetraspanin-18, protein MEGDCLSCMKYLMFLFNFFIFLGGACLLGLGIWVIVDPTGFREIVAANPLLFTGAYIMLAMGAMLFLLGFLGCCGAIRENKCLLLFFFMFILLIFLAELSAAILAFIFRENLTREFFTKELKKHYQRNNDTDVFSSTWNSVMITFACCGVNGPEDFEDIRHVPYSSLEKSTPEACCQRELQSREGMFVNKEACLEGIERFQNRQGCYTVILNSFETYVYLAGALAIGVLAIELFAMIFAMCLFRGIQ, encoded by the exons ATGGAGGGAGACTGTCTGAGCTGCATGAAATACCTGATGtttcttttcaatttctttatATTT CTGGGAGGAGCATGCCTGCTGGGACTCGGAATCTGGGTCATTGTGGATCCCACAGGTTTTCGAGAGATAGTGGCAGCCAACCCCCTGCTCTTCACGGGAGCGTACATCATGCTGGCCATGGGAGCCATGCTCTTCCTGCTGGGcttcctgggctgctgtggtgcCATCCGTGAGAACAAATGCCTCCTGCTCTTT ttCTTCATGTTTATTTTGCTAATCTTCCTGGCGGAGCTTTCAGCTGCAATCCTGGCTTTTATATTCAGAGAAAAC CTGACCAGAGAGTTCTTCACCAAGGAGCTGAAGAAGCACTACCAGAGGAACAACGACACGGACGTCTTCTCTTCCACCTGGAACTCTGTTATGATCACA TTTGCCTGCTGTGGAGTGAACGGACCAGAAGATTTTGAAGATATTCGTCACGTGCCATATTCTTCTTTGGAAAAGTCAACACCAGAGGCTTGCTGCCAGCGAGAGCTCCAGAGCCGGGAGGGGATGTTTGTCAACAAGGAAGCTTGTCTAGAAGGCATTGAGAGGTTTCAGAACCGGCAG GGATGCTACACCGTGATCCTGAACTCCTTTGAGACGTACGTGTACCTGGCAGGAGCTCTTGCCATCGGAGTGCTGGCAATTGAG CTGTTTGCCATGATCTTTGCGATGTGTCTCTTTCGAGGGATCCAGTAA